In the Centroberyx gerrardi isolate f3 chromosome 9, fCenGer3.hap1.cur.20231027, whole genome shotgun sequence genome, one interval contains:
- the bloc1s2 gene encoding biogenesis of lysosome-related organelles complex 1 subunit 2 yields the protein MAATGDEAAAMDSISRVPMSHPTALNLAGASSSTGEGPEGAGESLASAPKKSSTNSDGGVETAEEAVEPAEPDINELCTDMFEKMSVFLQGELTATCEDYRLLENMNKLTSLKYMEMKDISINISRNLQDLNNKYASLQPYLDQINQIEEQVSALEQAAYKLDTYSKRLEAKFKKLEKR from the exons ATGGCTGCAACGGGTGATGAGGCCGCTGCAATGGACAGTATCTCCAGGGTACCGATGAGCCATCCGACGGCACTGAACCTGGCTGGAGCCTCCAGCAGCACCGGAGAGGGACCGGAGGGTGCGGGGGAGAGCCTGGCGTCAGCGCCCAAAAAGTCCAGCACCAACA GTGACGGCGGTGTTGAGACGGCAGAGGAGGCTGTGGAGCCTGCAGAGCCTGATATAAACGAGCTGTGCACCGATATGTTTGAAAAGATGTCGGTCTTCCTGCAAGGAGAACTCACAG CCACCTGTGAGGACTACCGTCTGTTGGAGAACATGAACAAGCTAACTAGTCTGAAGTACATGGAGATGAAGGACATCAGCATCAACATCAGCCGTAACCTGCAGGATCTCAACAACAAGT atgCCAGCCTACAGCCCTACTTGGACCAAATAAATCAGATCGAAGAGCAAGTGTCTGCTCTCGAACAGGCTGCCTACAAACTGGACACATACTCCAAGAGACTGG AGGCCAAATTCAAGAAACTGGAGAAGCgatga